In Oryza sativa Japonica Group chromosome 3, ASM3414082v1, one DNA window encodes the following:
- the LOC9271987 gene encoding uncharacterized protein — MAPPPHALAAAATSALGVAVGVRLLLVLSRSRALKPLAAATSAAAAALKTPRVLAAASSPLAAVLAASKAASKSYKAARTLGPAARLPSLPSDKRLKAAFAAASLLRLAAAAPPPVASPTGVAALAILKSGYKLSKNSAKVIEGFLGLQVHKGIRNGVDALGVVVKVAVIASEVAVWVGGRCWGGRRGRSVRFLCSTRPSGLLLVRYSKSEAQVVLFDHGLGIAAMDGDEKQMEEQEGSDLLCLAVPVPEATNY, encoded by the coding sequence atggcgccgccgccgcacgcgctcgccgccgccgcaacctcCGCGCTCGGGGTAGCGGTGGGGGTGCGGCTGCTCCTCgtcctctcccgctcgcgcgcgctcaagccgctggccgccgccacgtccgccgcggcggccgcgctcaAGACCCCGCGCGTGctggccgccgcctcgtccccgCTCGCCGCGGTCCTCGCGGCGTCCAAGGCCGCCTCCAAGTCCTACAAGGCCGCGCGCACGCTCGgccccgccgcgcgcctcccttccctcccctccgaCAAGCGCCTCAaggccgccttcgccgccgcctcgctcctccgcctcgccgccgccgcgccgccccccgTCGCGTCCCCCACCGGCGTCGCGGCCCTCGCGATACTCAAGTCTGGGTACAAGCTCTCCAAGAACTCGGCCAAGGTCATCGAGGGTTTCCTCGGCCTCCAGGTGCACAAGGGCATCAGGAATGGTGTCGACGCGCTCGGGGTGGTCGTCAAGGTCGCCGTCATCGCCTCCGAGGTCGCCGTATGGGTCGGCGGCCGATGCTGGGGCGGCCGGCGTGGGCGCTCCGTGCGATTTCTCTGCTCTACCCGCCCGAGCGGTTTACTCCTTGTTCGGTACAGCAAATCTGAAGCCCAAGTTGTGCTCTTTGATCATGGACTTGGAATAGCTGCGATGGATGGAGATGAGAAGCAGATGGAGGAGCAAGAGGGCTCTGATTTACTCTGCCTCGCGGTACCTGTGCCTGAGGCAACAAATTATTAG
- the LOC4331566 gene encoding uncharacterized protein isoform X2, protein MLHDDCIGEGLSSPIAAQILDFCDDGLGDDLFAAVATTSEQFAASSEDGSSSSTATPPLCSNSNDITAVADTAFSPLLSFDSTLSAFLEQEQNPDQDTKLLPSIDETFTAPAYYPAATEANIEQFSQIMVPEHTDAPMPPMQTNRTANALLPLASGYDDECFTAALAGGYMGLDGTLYDQTGVMIPNCNVETPQVGFFNHNSTSNNGMVMDLNNFGEYQRMMEGEGLTRTYSDTDSMHGAFNNAAEMQMGENTQHMVTGCNDSPLTLPSTEGSSLEDTPYKGVRLTAEQRKEKISRYIKKRNERNFSKKIKYACRKTLADSRPRVRGRFAKNDELCEATRSSSQDFEQYEHVVGMKGEDMLDSSNILAHLSGMNPYGYKYNSTVESWI, encoded by the exons ATGCTTCACGACGATTGCATCGGT GAGGGACTCTCAAGCCCCATAGCTGCTCAAATTCTTGATTTCTGCGATGACGGCCTAGGTGATGATCTCTTCGCTGCAGTGGCCACTACCTCCGAGCAATTTGCAGCCTCTTCCGAGGATGGTTCATCGTCGTCCACAGCCACACCTCCCCTCTGCAGCAACAGCAATGACATCACAGCTGTTGCAGACACAGCTTTCTCCCCATTACTCTCCTTCGACTCCACCCTCTCAGCCTTCCTTGAGCAAGAGCAAAACCCTGACCAGGACACCAAGCTACTTCCCTCCATTGATGAAACCTTTACTGCACCAGCATACTATCCAGCTGCCACCGAGGCCAACATAGAACAATTCAGCCAAATAATGGTTCCAGAGCATACAGATGCACCAATGCCCCCAATGCAAACAAACAGGACTGCCAATGCCTTGCTGCCTCTAGCTTCAGGGTATGACGACGAGTGTTTCACAGCAGCACTAGCTGGAGGGTACATGGGTCTGGATGGAACTCTGTATGACCAAACAGGAGTAATGATTCCAAATTGCAATGTGGAGACACCACAAGTAGGATTTTTCAACCATAATAGTACTAGTAACAATGGTATGGTGATGGATTTGAATAATTTTGGAGAGTACCAGAGGATGATGGAAGGTGAAGGACTGACCAGAACATATAGCGACACAGATTCGATGCATGGGGCGTTTAATAACGCTGCAGAGATGCAG ATGGGAGAAAACACCCAGCACATGGTAACTGGATGCAATGATAGCCCACTAACGTTGCCTTCAACAGAAGGCTCAAGCTTGGAAGATACCCCCTACAAAGGTGTGCGTCTAACAGCTGAACAGAGAAAGGAAAAGATCTCCAGGTACATAAAGAAAAGGAACGAAAGGAACTTCAGCAAAAAAATAAAG TACGCTTGTAGAAAAACCTTGGCGGATAGCAGGCCTCGGGTCCGCGGAAGGTTTGCCAAGAACGACGAACTCTGTGAAGCTACCAGATCAAGCTCCCAAGATTTTGAACAATATGAACATGTT GTGGGAATGAAGGGAGAAGACATGCTTGATTCTTCCAATATTTTGGCACATTTGAGTGGAATGAACCCTTACGGCTATAAGTACAACAGCACTGTGGAATCCTGGATATAA
- the LOC4331566 gene encoding uncharacterized protein isoform X1 has translation MMFEADMAIREMMMFEAHTNSGPMFSDQLCIEGLSSPIAAQILDFCDDGLGDDLFAAVATTSEQFAASSEDGSSSSTATPPLCSNSNDITAVADTAFSPLLSFDSTLSAFLEQEQNPDQDTKLLPSIDETFTAPAYYPAATEANIEQFSQIMVPEHTDAPMPPMQTNRTANALLPLASGYDDECFTAALAGGYMGLDGTLYDQTGVMIPNCNVETPQVGFFNHNSTSNNGMVMDLNNFGEYQRMMEGEGLTRTYSDTDSMHGAFNNAAEMQMGENTQHMVTGCNDSPLTLPSTEGSSLEDTPYKGVRLTAEQRKEKISRYIKKRNERNFSKKIKYACRKTLADSRPRVRGRFAKNDELCEATRSSSQDFEQYEHVVGMKGEDMLDSSNILAHLSGMNPYGYKYNSTVESWI, from the exons ATGATGTTCGAGGCGGACATGGCCATTAGAGAGATGATGATGTTCGAGGCGCATACGAACAGCGGACCGATGTTTTCAGACCAGCTATGCATT GAGGGACTCTCAAGCCCCATAGCTGCTCAAATTCTTGATTTCTGCGATGACGGCCTAGGTGATGATCTCTTCGCTGCAGTGGCCACTACCTCCGAGCAATTTGCAGCCTCTTCCGAGGATGGTTCATCGTCGTCCACAGCCACACCTCCCCTCTGCAGCAACAGCAATGACATCACAGCTGTTGCAGACACAGCTTTCTCCCCATTACTCTCCTTCGACTCCACCCTCTCAGCCTTCCTTGAGCAAGAGCAAAACCCTGACCAGGACACCAAGCTACTTCCCTCCATTGATGAAACCTTTACTGCACCAGCATACTATCCAGCTGCCACCGAGGCCAACATAGAACAATTCAGCCAAATAATGGTTCCAGAGCATACAGATGCACCAATGCCCCCAATGCAAACAAACAGGACTGCCAATGCCTTGCTGCCTCTAGCTTCAGGGTATGACGACGAGTGTTTCACAGCAGCACTAGCTGGAGGGTACATGGGTCTGGATGGAACTCTGTATGACCAAACAGGAGTAATGATTCCAAATTGCAATGTGGAGACACCACAAGTAGGATTTTTCAACCATAATAGTACTAGTAACAATGGTATGGTGATGGATTTGAATAATTTTGGAGAGTACCAGAGGATGATGGAAGGTGAAGGACTGACCAGAACATATAGCGACACAGATTCGATGCATGGGGCGTTTAATAACGCTGCAGAGATGCAG ATGGGAGAAAACACCCAGCACATGGTAACTGGATGCAATGATAGCCCACTAACGTTGCCTTCAACAGAAGGCTCAAGCTTGGAAGATACCCCCTACAAAGGTGTGCGTCTAACAGCTGAACAGAGAAAGGAAAAGATCTCCAGGTACATAAAGAAAAGGAACGAAAGGAACTTCAGCAAAAAAATAAAG TACGCTTGTAGAAAAACCTTGGCGGATAGCAGGCCTCGGGTCCGCGGAAGGTTTGCCAAGAACGACGAACTCTGTGAAGCTACCAGATCAAGCTCCCAAGATTTTGAACAATATGAACATGTT GTGGGAATGAAGGGAGAAGACATGCTTGATTCTTCCAATATTTTGGCACATTTGAGTGGAATGAACCCTTACGGCTATAAGTACAACAGCACTGTGGAATCCTGGATATAA
- the LOC4331566 gene encoding uncharacterized protein isoform X3 — MCKFIGMEGLSSPIAAQILDFCDDGLGDDLFAAVATTSEQFAASSEDGSSSSTATPPLCSNSNDITAVADTAFSPLLSFDSTLSAFLEQEQNPDQDTKLLPSIDETFTAPAYYPAATEANIEQFSQIMVPEHTDAPMPPMQTNRTANALLPLASGYDDECFTAALAGGYMGLDGTLYDQTGVMIPNCNVETPQVGFFNHNSTSNNGMVMDLNNFGEYQRMMEGEGLTRTYSDTDSMHGAFNNAAEMQMGENTQHMVTGCNDSPLTLPSTEGSSLEDTPYKGVRLTAEQRKEKISRYIKKRNERNFSKKIKYACRKTLADSRPRVRGRFAKNDELCEATRSSSQDFEQYEHVVGMKGEDMLDSSNILAHLSGMNPYGYKYNSTVESWI, encoded by the exons ATGTGCAAATTTATTGGAATG GAGGGACTCTCAAGCCCCATAGCTGCTCAAATTCTTGATTTCTGCGATGACGGCCTAGGTGATGATCTCTTCGCTGCAGTGGCCACTACCTCCGAGCAATTTGCAGCCTCTTCCGAGGATGGTTCATCGTCGTCCACAGCCACACCTCCCCTCTGCAGCAACAGCAATGACATCACAGCTGTTGCAGACACAGCTTTCTCCCCATTACTCTCCTTCGACTCCACCCTCTCAGCCTTCCTTGAGCAAGAGCAAAACCCTGACCAGGACACCAAGCTACTTCCCTCCATTGATGAAACCTTTACTGCACCAGCATACTATCCAGCTGCCACCGAGGCCAACATAGAACAATTCAGCCAAATAATGGTTCCAGAGCATACAGATGCACCAATGCCCCCAATGCAAACAAACAGGACTGCCAATGCCTTGCTGCCTCTAGCTTCAGGGTATGACGACGAGTGTTTCACAGCAGCACTAGCTGGAGGGTACATGGGTCTGGATGGAACTCTGTATGACCAAACAGGAGTAATGATTCCAAATTGCAATGTGGAGACACCACAAGTAGGATTTTTCAACCATAATAGTACTAGTAACAATGGTATGGTGATGGATTTGAATAATTTTGGAGAGTACCAGAGGATGATGGAAGGTGAAGGACTGACCAGAACATATAGCGACACAGATTCGATGCATGGGGCGTTTAATAACGCTGCAGAGATGCAG ATGGGAGAAAACACCCAGCACATGGTAACTGGATGCAATGATAGCCCACTAACGTTGCCTTCAACAGAAGGCTCAAGCTTGGAAGATACCCCCTACAAAGGTGTGCGTCTAACAGCTGAACAGAGAAAGGAAAAGATCTCCAGGTACATAAAGAAAAGGAACGAAAGGAACTTCAGCAAAAAAATAAAG TACGCTTGTAGAAAAACCTTGGCGGATAGCAGGCCTCGGGTCCGCGGAAGGTTTGCCAAGAACGACGAACTCTGTGAAGCTACCAGATCAAGCTCCCAAGATTTTGAACAATATGAACATGTT GTGGGAATGAAGGGAGAAGACATGCTTGATTCTTCCAATATTTTGGCACATTTGAGTGGAATGAACCCTTACGGCTATAAGTACAACAGCACTGTGGAATCCTGGATATAA